A window of Desulfobulbus oralis genomic DNA:
TGAACAGGCCGCCCGCCTGCCGCTGCTGCAGCAAAAAGACCGTGGCCGCCGCCGCATCCTTGACATAGACGAAGTCGCGCCGCTGTTCGCCGTCTGCATAGTCGGGCCGGTATGAACGGAAGAGGGTCATGCCGCCGCTGCTCTGCACCTGCTCGAAGGCCTTGAGCACCACCGAACGCATCTCGCCCTTGTGCTGCTCGTTGGGGCCGAAGACGTTGAAGTACTTCAACCCGGCCACCTGGCTCAGCAGTCCCTGCCGCAGGAGCCAGAGATCAAAGGCCTGCTTGGAGTAGCCGTAGGCATTGAGGGGCCTCAGGCTGTGCAGATAGTCCGGACTTTCCTCGTCTCTGAAACCGAAGCGGCCATCGCCATAGGTGGCGGCGCTGGAGGCATAGACGAAGCGGGCGCCGGATTCCAGCGCGAAGAGGCAGAGCCGCTTGGAGTATGCAAAGTTGTTTTTGGCCAGATAGGAGGCGTCGCTCTCGGTGGTGGAGGAGCAGGCGCCCAGGTGAACCACGCCTGTCACCGGCTCCCGGCCCCACGGAAAGGCATGGCCTTCCAGAAAGCCCAGGAAAGTGTCCTTTTCGTAGTAGTCGCGGAAGCGGAGCGGCGCGAGGTTGCGCCATTTTTCGCCCGCCCCCAGATGGTCGACGACAATGATGTTGTCTTCGCCCAGTTGGTTCAGGCGCCAGATAACGGCGCTGCCAATCAGGCCCGCGCCTCCGGTAACGATCAGCATGATGTGCTCCTTGCAGGGTGAAGAAAAAGCGCCTCTCTCGGGAAGACCTGCAGCTCCGAAGACGGAAAGACAGGGTGTTCGGCCACTCTACACCGGAGCGGCGTCACACGAAAATGAAAAATGCCTATCTCCTGGGTGAAGGCCTCTGCCAAAACAGAGCGACCAGCGCCGGCAGGCAGGCCGCAAGCAGGGCCGCCGCCAGATAGCCGGGCGCCCAGCCAAGGGCCGCTTTGAAGGCCAGCTGCTCCAAGACCGCCGCCGGCGCATCCGGATGCTGCGGGATCAGGAGCAGCCGTTCGTGGTGGGTCAGGGCGGCAAAGCCCATGCCAATGCAGCCGAAGGCCACGTTGCAGGCCATGCCCTTGAAGCTCAGCACCGTGGCGCGTCTGGCCGAGCTGGTGATGGCGTTCAGGTAGTGGCTGGCAAAAAAGGAACACAGCATCATCCCGATAAACACCCCGGCCATGGGCAGCACGCCGTAGAGCGGTATGAAGCGGACCAATGGGCACAGTATCGCCAGCATGGCCAGGCCGAGGAAGAGGGCATTGCATGCGGGCGGAAAGCGCTCGACCATCAGCCGGGCCAGGCGCGGCACGGCCAGCCCCAGCACCGCGATGGCGGAGCCGATCAGGCCGAAACTGGAGTCCGGCAGACCGATGAGCCGGTAGTAGGGGCTGGTCAGGGTGGCCAGCATCCTCAGGGTGTGGTCCATGCTCATGGTGAGGAGCAGGATGGCCAGGGCAAATGGCGTGCGCAGCACCCAGAGGGCGGCGTGCCAGGTGCGCAGGCTGAGGATGAACAGCGCGTGCCGGGCCTGGGGATGGCTGCGCTCTTCCGCCGCAGGCAAGGGCTCCCGCATGCCCAGGGTGACCACAGTGGCGGCCACGGCAAACAGGCAGCTCAGGATCAGGGGCAGGCGCATGCTGAGGCCATGGCCGATATGTACGGGCAAGCCGAGGATCGTACAGAGCCTGTTCAGAAATTCGTGGTCATAC
This region includes:
- the rfaD gene encoding ADP-glyceromanno-heptose 6-epimerase, with translation MLIVTGGAGLIGSAVIWRLNQLGEDNIIVVDHLGAGEKWRNLAPLRFRDYYEKDTFLGFLEGHAFPWGREPVTGVVHLGACSSTTESDASYLAKNNFAYSKRLCLFALESGARFVYASSAATYGDGRFGFRDEESPDYLHSLRPLNAYGYSKQAFDLWLLRQGLLSQVAGLKYFNVFGPNEQHKGEMRSVVLKAFEQVQSSGGMTLFRSYRPDYADGEQRRDFVYVKDAAAATVFLLQQRQAGGLFNIGSGEARSWNELAQALFAALKLPSAVSYVEMPEGLRPRYQYFTCADAEKLRAAGFVQPMTPLAEAVADYVQTYLLQDFRLGDEGKR
- a CDS encoding MFS transporter, whose translation is MSIAPSSALLLPNIRRFLLFRALFNARFYYPVFTVLFLDFGLSLEQFALLNTAWAFAIVLAEVPSGALADLWGRKRLLVMASALLALAMLLPALAPAGSPLVFWFFLLNCILGGLAEAMSSGSDEALAYDSLVERGLTEQWPLVLDRKMRAQSLAFILAMTLGAAVYDHEFLNRLCTILGLPVHIGHGLSMRLPLILSCLFAVAATVVTLGMREPLPAAEERSHPQARHALFILSLRTWHAALWVLRTPFALAILLLTMSMDHTLRMLATLTSPYYRLIGLPDSSFGLIGSAIAVLGLAVPRLARLMVERFPPACNALFLGLAMLAILCPLVRFIPLYGVLPMAGVFIGMMLCSFFASHYLNAITSSARRATVLSFKGMACNVAFGCIGMGFAALTHHERLLLIPQHPDAPAAVLEQLAFKAALGWAPGYLAAALLAACLPALVALFWQRPSPRR